The segment gccccttAGGTCTCTACTGAGGAGCCGCTGTTGTTGTACACCCTGTCCAGGCACTCCCCACCCTCTTGACGCCCGCCCGTCTGCCAGTGCAGCATCTGTCACggaaaaatgttaaaaccaCACACTGGTGAACTCCCATGGCAGCTTCCAGTCACCCCGAATGGTCACCAATGGGGTTCAAAACTTGTGGGCTTGaagcgtgtttttttttttttttttttttgtcattttactaTTATTGTATGTCGACTATATGTTTGTTCAGTGGGAGTCACTGGGAGAGGAGCGATAAAAGAATAATTCAATCGATGGCAGCTTAAGGTGTTATCCTCCGCTCTCCCGGTGGTCCGTCCCGACATAGTGTTACCCGTTGATCAGGGGACCTCTTGAGACACAGCAATATTACCATCTTGTGCTTTCTGAGGGGGAGGGTGGGCGGGCAGGGTTTTTAAGACAAACAGGTGGTTTTGCTTTTGACTCTGTGGTGCATTTATTGGTGACCAActcttttttgactttttttttttttttttttttttgttttgatgaattTTTTACCTCCTatctgcactctctctctccaaacACTGCAGGAGGGCAAAAAAAATTGAActagagattaaaaaaaaaatgtgtttttttttttcttttgaaaaagctgttttttttttttgtcatccaGAGTTTACATTCATGTCAAGGATTTGTACATGACTGTTTGTAgcaaaaatgtcctttttcagtttgttggtCAAATGAACAACTGAGTAAGTAAACCATGTTAATGGCATAAGATTATTCTCTTGCACAGAACCTCCCAGTAAGATAAAGATGGAGTGGATGGGATGAGCCGAGGGCCAGATATGAGATTATAATTTTTCAGTGGCGTCATTGAAAAATGAACATAGCACACACTCACTGACTGGACGTGgtaacattttgtttgaatgcTGGATGGATAGTTGTtatggaaattattttaatgatgtgCCTtggaaaaagttattttctttaaaaaaaaaaaaaaaaaaaagaagaagaagcagagactGTACCTGTTAATTAAGACTGTTGAATCAGTCGCTCTTATTATTAACCCCTTGGAGAGGCAACACGAGATTTTACCGCTTTTTTCTTCTtcgctgcaaaaaaaaaaaaggtaaaaacattTATCTCAAGAAGTTGAATGAGCTCTATTGAACCTTTTAACATCAAAGTGTAATTTAAGAGTCATCAGAGAGTTGAGGGAcctcagttttttaaaattgactTCAGAGCAAGTGCAGACAAGGTTTTGATATTTGCTTTCATGTTGCTGTTGCACAGAGATTTACTTCAGTGTGTGGGTTTTCTAAGAACACAAAAGCACAGCGTGATGTTTGGGGAAGTCAgcaggcacagagagagagagagagagagagagagtgagggtgggtgggtgggtgttaGAATGAAATAAGCACAGACCAAGAACAGTGTGCACAGAGAGCGGGGTCAAGGCAGAAACGTCTGTGCACACAGATGAATTGAGAAACGCTGAAGACACCTTCCTCTCCCCGAGCCCGCTGTGCAACAGTGCTTTTAAAAACCCGACACGATGACTTCCATGAAATGTTATTCCTGCCAAATAAATAGTCACTTTTAAACCTTCCATGTCGATTGATTAGTAAGAATTCCTCTATTTAATTCCAGATAGCTTTAACTACTTGTAGGCTTTAGATCAGCAGCCCCCCCCTTTTCTGGACGTCAGCCTTCATGTCTTTTCTCCTTATTTTCAATCTTCATGTATCGAGCGACACTCTGACTCTACGTCGGGTGTCCCACTAACGTTAGGGTTCACCTTTAGTACCCGCAAGAACCTAGAGGCCGTAGCGAGGTCGAGCTGGCTGGGGTTTCGTTGAGAAGAGGATGGTGGAGAGTTTGTTTGGGCTGACATACTGTGCAGAGTAGGGAGAGTTCTGTGCTAGAGACCTGTGAATATGTTCCTTTTTAGCGGATGTGTAATATACATTCAGAAGATGTTATataagttccttttttttttttttggttttgttttgtgtgtgcgaGCGCGTGTACACGAGTACCTGGTGCTGGCTACATTTTAGCAAACACTTGAAGGTATTGTGTGTATTCTCTCATTGtaatataattaaaatgttttatacataAAGTCTCTGAAGTCTCATTATTGTCTGTAAGAAGATTTACGAAATCCCGCTCAATGTGGAGGGAAGTACCATAGAGCTACGTGATAACATTCAACTGAACAAATCATTAGGAATATGCAGATAAAGATGTTCAAATGTTTcgtgacttcctgttgggttcGTGCAGCTGTGAAACTGCAATCTGCAGTCTGGAAAattgttcagtttttaaagggtaGAGTTCATCTTCTGTCACTGttagaaaagagaaaagttaactgatgagaaaaaaaaagacactaaattaaatgaataactTATCAAATTTTATTAAAGCTCAacttgacaaagaaaaaaaaaagaaaacactgcacTTAAAATTGTGGAGatgattgaaaatgtttttctcttcacactTCAAACATCttcatctctttcatttttaagtCCAGTCAACTCTATTTATACATAAGACATCTTGCTACCAGGTTAAATAAATCTACATACTCAATATTACAAATCCTTAATGCTAAATAATGCataaaaatacatcacattcattatttttcaactgttATTCAAGTCTTGCTGCAGAAAATCCAGTCAATTCCATCTTAAAGGGAATGCAATCACTGACATGTTTACAATAATATCATCTGCATCGATAGTTCAGCTTATATCAACAGTGACACAGTCATACAGTTAAAGGCTAATCACATTACAGAGTGAAATTACAAGTCACTTTGGTTTCTTTTGATTATCAGCGCTTCTGTACAGGCCTTCATGGAAGTGACTAACCAGCAGCATTTACACTGAACTTTCTATTTATGTTTGCAATATTACAGAATATATTGTGTGCTGACTCTTGTGCTTGTGAAAGTGGCAAGTTTAttaaatgggctgcatttagatagcacctttctagtctgATCAACCACccaaagcgctttacactacatgtcacccattcacccattcacacacacacacactgatggtgaACCATCtagagcaatttggggttcagtatccTGCCCaaaggacacatcgacatgcgggCTGGTGCAGCCGGGGATCAAACCACCGACCTTCCggttagtggacgacccgctctacccCCTGAGCCACGGCTGTCCTAGTGTATTATAGTGTTGGACCCAGAAATTGAGCATCACTACACATTAGTAAACCAAGAACACAATAACATCTTGGTTCTGACTCATACTCTGAATGTCACGTTTACATGAAACAAGAGAAACCTGATTATGCATATTTTTCCGTTGACGTGGTAATAACAGCATTCAGGTTTCTAATCATGTATGCAAGTGCGTCTTTGATTTCCTCAACATCTCAGCTAATCATTCCTGTTCTTGCTAAGTTAGTCTGTAACGTAATTCTGCTGTATTTCCCACCCGGCTCAATTTAAGTTCTCAATTTTATCACCAGTAATGTACAAGAcgtacatttttttattttgttttctttctgcatTTCTCAATTCGTACTTGGGTGTTGATCATCATTAATTGTaatattctttgttttactgACTAAACTACTACCAAAATCAAGCTAAGGAAGCACCTGCAAACATGGtataaaatgtttacattacaaAATATCCTGGTTTCTATCAGAGTAATCCAAGTAGAATTTCTGAATTTCTCTAAACCAGGATATGATATGTAATTGCATAACACATAACCAGGATACTAGTGCACATGTAAACTCACTCAGTGTAAAATAAGGAAGAAATCATGAGGAAAGGGATCATTTTACAAAAGGATTAAAGGGATCATTTTACAATAGGATTTTAGTGGCTGTAAAAGCTCCTGCAGGCTGTAATCATTGACCTTCCTGGctgaagtgaaaataaaagtaCAGTCAGTCATATGATTTGGTCTAATGACAACGTCAGGCAGGACTAATACCTGAAGCAGTGTAATATCTTACTTGTATTGCTGATAATGTGCCAAACTGTTCATTGAGAATTGTATGATTTTGCATAAAAATAAGCTTactacatttaaatattaaatatatgaccaaaacaccaaaatatgAATTTACAGCTGACATAGTTACAGCATTTAAAAGGGTGCTGCTGGTCAAAGTCTGACAGTTTACACCAAGGCAGTAGGTTTCATTCAAAGTCTAAAGACCTGAGATTTAAtaagaacagaaagagaaagacagagctgaaaggacagagagagacatacaAACCAGTCTAGCGGTAGAGAGATAAGCtaaccagacagacagacctggTTCAAACAATAGAAGGacacagataaaaacagcaCTGAGCGAGATCCCAGCAAAACTTCAGTCTCGTCGAGATGATCAAGATGATCAAAAGGCATTGTGCTGGCTTCATGTCACCTGTACAGTACTTCACACTCTGTCCTGTCATACATACTGCTGGGGTTTCTGTgggacagcagcagctgatgcCAGGCTCTTGGCCGCCTCCTTGGCTTTCTCTGATGCGTCTTTCACCGTGTCCCTGAGCAGCCGCTGGGGCGTCTCTCCTGTGAGCCCAGAGCGAGTGTccggagagggagagacagacagaacagagtCAGTGTCTCATTAGTCTTCTAGTGGAGAACAATACAGTTTTCTGCAGGTAAACATACAGTGTGCTGTAAAGGCATGCAAGATGGAAAGGTGGCAAAACTTAAATTATTATAGACCTTCCTCTAAAAAGAGAGTTTTTAAAGGGAAATATAAAAGAATATCCACACATCTGTATGCTGTTTACGAACAGCCTGACGCAGAATTCAATACCACGGCCTGGAGAGTCTTTCTGTGTCTGACCTCACTGTGAACCCTCAACCTTAAAATACCTCGTGTGAGAACAACAACCAGACTCACAATACAACAGAGCAGCCCGCCTATAATGTGAAGGAGACGGAAAGAAACCAGAGACTGGCTGTTTCCTCCACTTTTAGGTGCTTTCAGACACAGCAGTGGGTATTCACCAAGAGCTCTGCCTTGGCAGGTGGCTGCGTGTTGGCAGACGGAGAAACCTCTTCACATGTTTGGAGGCTGACGATAACTGCGGGGAGTGAAACGTTGGAATTCACGGGGGCCAACAACAATGCACTGAAGCTGTACAGTTTATACAGTTGACTGACAAAatgacttcctttttttttctccttttttttaaaaagccatcTTTACTTTTACTTCCACATCACTGTCATAGATATTTCTTGGACAGGTTGCTTGCTACAAAATTTGATTTTGAATGTTGAAAATACTGTTTGTGAACCTATGAGATGAGCACTGTGTCTGACAGCTACGTTATAATGAAGGcatcaaataaaaaaggatAAACTTCAGTTTGACATCTAGATTTGCCAACAGCAGAGGCATAGACTGAGGTGCAAAAGCATAAAAATCACAGCATTACCTCAATCCGTTCTTCACACGACACTACTCTCAGTTTCCACCACTCTGGCCAAttagagaaaatatattttgacgCAAATATGTAAAATAGGCAACCGCATACATAACTACTGACATTCCTCAAAGCTTTTAAAGCATCGACACTGGAGAACCACTCTGTTCCACATGACTTGTCATTGACTATACTGCCATACGATGGCCACATGTTGTAAGTGACTCTGTTTTTTCAAAGTCGTAAGGTTTGCTTCTACAGTAATCTGTCTAATCTAACAATGTGACTTTTAATCTTAAACTGCAATATCAAAGCATCAAAAATGCAGTAAGATCCAAAAACAAGATAAGAAATGCAAAACGTGATAGTGAATAGTGACTTCATTTTGGTTTTGCATTCTGATACGTACTACTACAGTTCAGTACAATACAGGTATCATGGTGGTAGCtgcatgtaaaaatatataaatactatTAAATTATTGATCATTGGGCCTCAGGCAAGGACATTTTTTGTATTCTTATCCTAAAACTCtcttacttttttctgtgaggtttgcttgTACAAATGTTCCAAGTCTCATTCAACAAACTGCCTGAACTTTTCATGAGGAGGTGCGCGTTCGTGAGATGTGAGATCATTAACATAATCCACGCCCCTAAAATCAAGCTCCATGTTATGCTCCATTTGTGGGCGAGTTTCAAAAAAAattcccaaagagtaaaaacgcaatcagtaaacaaaaacatcacaaatttaGGAGTGACATTAGGAGACCCAAAACAATTAgtaaatatgaatccagctgccaaTCAcgaaataaagagggaatcatttgacatgaagttagatgctaaaaaaaacatctttctaaagcaaagcgctcTGCTTATGggaggtcatgtgacagtcacgGAGATAtgaggagagaatattatagtctacagctgatgttacactgtcagctgcaacacaacatgatactGGACAAAGACACGAAGGCAGCTGTCACAGTGACAGAAGTTTAGCAACTACTGACATGTAGAAGTTTCTGTGCCAAAATATGCCaatagaaatgataaaaatctaaaaaacctttcagtaaattggaagccatgatgatgataatctGGTAAATATTAGTTTTGCATTGAAGTTTGTTTTAgttctatatttatttttgttaatctCAGCATATTTAAACTGcaaattaattcagattagGACATTATACTGCAAGTCAAACGAGTGTTTCTCACGCAGAGATGATCTATTAATGACACAACAGGTCTGGAACACTCGTAAATTTCGTTCATACCTCAGAGAAAATTCTCAGTACGAGAAAATTGATGAATaccacaaatgttcttaaacTCGTAGAGTCTCTTcagaacaaatctgttcataAAAGTGGTTCTTGCATAAGGCCCAATATCAGGTGAAAacattatacacaatatatttcaGCTAGATTGCAATATCAATCACATGCGATGTTCCTTACTGCAATGGGTAATAGTAATGGTGCTCATTTCATACACATTTTACTTTGTGTATTGTTATCAATCAAAAACGGGATTTTAGACATCAAATGTGGCATTAAAACATTCATTGTGACatttaggggggaaaaaaaacaaaacaaaaaaacaggaaattgcTGTAACTAAAGAGAAGAAAGGTCATCACTATGGTTCTGTTGTCGTACGCAAAAATAACATCAAGATCAACTAAAACTACACACTACCTACTTCTACACCACTAGATTCACTTTTCTGTCACTTCTCTTGGTTTTACTACTACGAGTTTctgttctttgattttttttttcaagataaaTACAGTGTGTACCTGCATACGCAACACACAAGGGGAGACAGTCACTACCTCTGCTACACAGACTACTGTGTGAAGGCCAATATACTGTATGGCATCATGTGACAAACCCGGGCGAGGCCAGGGATGGCAGATGGATGCCCCGCTGCTAACATACTCACCACAACGCTCAGCATGATGCCAATTCCTGCAGTGCCATCAACAAAGGGGCAGTGGGACAAAATCACAACAATGGGAGAATGTCCTTTCAGACAACAGAGCGCTGGATCAGCACAACGCAAACTTTGTAGCACAACACAAACCTCACTTGTCAGGGCGCGCTGCCAAACAAGGCACTGCTTATTCCATGGCTGCCCCGGCTTCAAATACACCTGTGTGATGATTACTGACTTTTCATTCTTGATGGTTTTGTGTGGCACTGATTTCTCTTCTTGGCAAAGATGACGGACACACATTTGCAGATGTGTTTGTTACTGCCGACTCATATTTTACAGCCTGCACCTTTAAAATCAACAGGAAgattatgacttttttttttttttccatctaacCTGCTCTACAATATTTTGTTTATACAATACTGACGACGCAAATAGTTTTCGTCTGAGCCTAAATTCAGAAATGCAAACTGCTTGCCACTGTGGTTGTCATGGTTTCATATCCCTCTGCAGTCATTTCTAAGGTCCTATAGGCTTAAATCAACCTGTTTCTAAGACATGTGAGGGTACATTTCCAGGCAATGCTGAGAGGTTTTACTGACACAAATAAGCATTCCTGAATAATTACTGCTTTAAACTGCTCTGCGACCCTGAAGTCCAtttggcttaaaaaaaaaaaaagaagggatttttgtttttgctgtgtcAGGGCTTCATTCGCACCAAATCCGGCGGGTTACACTTCCACGtcccgcagggttgtgcggaggtgtgggcatgaaacaatcagataataacgttttatttctctgattcactgctttgttctcgctaccgccgctccctctcttcattcactctctagctcacttgaccactattgttctctctctctcatgctctcAGCTtgctttccctctctctctctctcgtcttttttaaaatgagttgggaagctgacagcaaagcctaactttacttttaacgttatcaaacagagagaaatgtcctcccctcacactagtaatgtctttgtttctTGGGTTGTACAGCTCTGCTTCATGTTGCCCACCATTCTTCCCTTGGGCATCTTCAGTCTGATCACTGGCTTACATGATTGGCCACCGCAACATGATGTCGTGTCGCATTTTggcaaaagttgattctgggACTGGCGTTTTTCCCTCCATTGTCAGAtctggtgtgaatgcagccttaggAAGGTGAATGTTAAGCTTGTAATGTCTGCAGAGAGCCACTTCAGTTTTTACTTCCACTGAAGTCATGACAATAATTCATGAGGATGTTTCAAGGACGtttagacatgttttaaaatataaaaataatgtttaatttataaatTAAGTGTACAATGTGTTGTGGTCCAATGTTTTGAGGAAAAAAGCCTTTCTTCCTGTGTTAGTTTTTCTCCTTTCCAGAAATGgtaacagttaaaaataaactgttttgctatgtcctcctcttttttttcccttgcaCTCCCCTTTGATTTCTGGTAAAGTGTACCTACCCTGTAAGTTTGACAGTGCGTATTCCAGCCCTTTCATGGCTTTAACCTGGTTGCTCTTGAAGCGGGCCAATCCAAACTCCTGGttaaagacaaaacaggaaataggTTTACATGAGGGAGACGTCTGAAAAACAACACTTAGCTGACAAGTCTTCTCCTTTACTCCGGGGATATTAGAGCGAGCCAGGCATGTTCTGCAGCTAATAACAACCATTTCAGGCTGACACTGACTTTGCTTCTCCCCTcaaatgcatttgtttattttggtgaTTGCACACAGGCTCCCGCACCTCTGACCTACAAATCAAACTAAAGGCTTGAAAATAGGATTCTGTTTGTCATCCTCTATGATAAAACAAACGCATCTACTTtaactgaagcataaacacataCCTCTACACTTCAGCACAGATAAGTAAGGGTGTctgtataataaataaatataatacatatattaatattaattagggctgtagtctgctggtcgactggtcgattagttggtcgatatgctcccgtccgactaaattctcattggtcgaataacctccgtgttattttcataaggagaagagtgctacatcaacagctttccaggagtaatccattatttcctgcggcgggagggacagactaacaaattacctgtgaaaacaggggtgtattcaaaacacccaagttgttttcacaactttgaactcgcccaacctaatggagactgctgggtctaactgtactgaacgtttactgaatctgtgttcctccataatgacacaacgagaacccccgccaggcccaaaaaaaaaaaaaaaattaatatttgatatccgacagcgtttgggagtctctgagcagcgctgttccggtacgtgagtcaacctctgtcgttgcctgggaaaccactggtaGCGTGactccgttaaggagtatgtttgcgtagcgagtaggaaagagcgaggggcagagaagtgacagtggatgcgagcggggcagaggaaaaggtcagtAGTAAGTTGTCATTCTGGCagtagatgtacagtacagactacagtgtgtcagttaataaatgctaaaaagtcacgtctgttgtttccccaaatgctggaaaagtaaagggggttagctccaaagttagcaacaatgggctagcataacctgaagacacaaaacagagaaatacagaacagagaaatgtgtggctgccgagtttactgtgcactctgtcccgttacacCCCCCCTCGTGcgtgactaatcgattagttgaagatcATGTACgattttagtcgaccaagattttctttggttgactacagccctaatatTAATACTGGCTAAAATCAGGAAAACCTTTTACAGAGAAAGAAGAATGAAGATTCACACAATCTAATGTATATTACaaaacagtttgacatcaaCACGGTTAATTTGTTATTGTACAAAGGGGTGAAAAGTACCTGAATAGGTCTGGAGAAGCCGTAAATGCTTGACGATATCCACGCTTCCCGTTTCAGCTGGGTGGTGGCTGGCTGCTCCTCGGAGTCTCGGAAAACACAACGCTCTTCAACTGACTaatatgagagagagacaagcaacaacaggttatggagaagGGCTACATTTTACTTTGTCACACAGTTCAGGATCAGACGTAAAAGTACTGAAGAATAGTTTTGTATGTACAGCTTTGACAGGTGCTTAAGTGCTGATTCATTGTGCAAATACATGCTTGAAGCAAATAAATCCACTTTTCTTGTGTGATCCTAATCACTTAAGAGGAGTGTTGACATATGTTAGATTTAATACATGACAGAGTATATTTTAACTAACTATATCAAACCGGTTTTCTTCTTTGTGAatcttaaaat is part of the Thunnus albacares chromosome 3, fThuAlb1.1, whole genome shotgun sequence genome and harbors:
- the LOC122979523 gene encoding PRELI domain-containing protein 1, mitochondrial-like, which translates into the protein MVKYFCNNTDIRGMWDHVVSAFWQRYPNPFSTHVLTEDVVYREVTADHRLLSRRLLMKTNRLPRWAERFFPAGMSRCVYIIEDSIVDPVNRSLTTYTWNLNHTTLMSVEERCVFRDSEEQPATTQLKREAWISSSIYGFSRPIQEFGLARFKSNQVKAMKGLEYALSNLQGETPQRLLRDTVKDASEKAKEAAKSLASAAAVPQKPQQYV